In Hippoglossus stenolepis isolate QCI-W04-F060 chromosome 21, HSTE1.2, whole genome shotgun sequence, one DNA window encodes the following:
- the mtr gene encoding methionine synthase, which translates to MGPTNVIHKFSAEAGAKCQLESELRTVLQQRIMVLDGGMGTMVQQHKLEEEDFRGDELKDHPLPLKGNNDLLSITQPDIIYQIHKEYLNAGADIIETNTFSSTSIAQADYGLEHMAYRLNRKSAELARMAVDDFTKQTGSKRYVAGAVGPTNKTLSVSPSVERPDFRNVTFDGLVEAYTEQVRGLLDGGADIILVETVFDTANAKAALFAIDLLFEKSYERKPIFISGTIVDRSGRTLSGQTGEAFVVSLSHAKPLCIGLNCALGATEMRPFIEAIGKSTTAFIICYPNAGLPNTFGGYDETPEVTASSLKDFAQDGLVNIVGGCCGTTPGHIRAISEAVRHCKPRTPAADIHQENLLLAGLEPFRIGPYTNFVNIGERCNVAGSRKFAKLIMAGNYEEALSIAKTQVEMGAQVLDINMDEGMLEGPTAMARFCNYIASEPDIARVPLCIDSSNFAVIEAGLKCCQGKCIVNSISLKEGEEEFLLRAATVQRYGAAVVVMAFDEEGQATDSDRKVEICSRAYKLLVSKVGFDPNDIIFDPNILTIGTGMEEHNEYAVNFIKATKLIKETLPRARVSGGLSNLSFSFRGMEAIREAMHGAFLYHAIKDGMDMGIVNAGNLPVYDDIDKELLLLCENLIWNRDPEATEKLLAYTQTYVKGGKKVVQTDEWRLTSVEERLEYALIKGIEKYVVEDVEECRSQVNRYTRPLHIIEGPLMNGMKVVGDLFGAGKMFLPQVIKSARVMKKAVGHLIPFMEKERQELMASSGSTEEIDPYQGTIVLATVKGDVHDIGKNIVGVVLGCNNFRVIDLGVMVPCDKILREAVTKKADIIGLSGLITPSLDEMIYVAKEMERLGMTTPLLIGGATTSKTHTAVKIAPRYSCPAIHVLDASRSVVVCSQLLDETMKEEYFDDLKEEYEDVRQDHYDSLKERRYLSLSQARDKALRIDWSSLPKPVCPQFLGTRVFEWYDLNSLVDFIDWKPFFDVWQLRGKYPNRGYPKIFNDKTVGSEARRVFDEAQQLLNQMIDRSSLKGRALVGFWRAQSDGDDINVYQDDVTVHRDTKPIAKFHGLRQQVEKDSSSSEPFLCVSDFVAPVDSGVADYIGVFAVSVFGAEELSQQFQAQGDDYNSIMVKALADRLAEAFAEELHARVRKELWGYCADEALQATDLHRIRYQGIRPAAGYPSQPDHTEKTTMWSLADIQDKIGIGLTESLAMMPAASVSGLYFSNPQASYFAVGKITKEQVVDYATRKAMSVEEVERWLSPILGYDSAA; encoded by the exons GCCTATCGtctcaacaggaagtcagccgAGCTGGCGAGGATGGCTGTTGACGATTTCACCAAACAAACTG GTTCCAAACGCTACGTGGCCGGAGCAGTGGGTCCCACAAATAAAACCCTGTCTGTGTCACCGTCTGTGGAGAGACCGGACTTCAGGAACGTCA CGTTTGATGGGTTAGTAGAAGCCTACACAGAGCAGGTCAGAGGTTTACTAGACGGAGGAGCAGACATCATTCTGGTTGAAACCGTCTTCGACACTGCCAATGCAAAG GCTGCCTTGTTCGCCATCGACCTGCTGTTTGAAAAGAGCTATGAAAGAAAACCcatattt ATCTCAGGGACCATTGTTGACCGAAGTGGAAGAACTCTGTCTGGTCAGACAGGAGAGGCCTTTGTAGTGAGTTTATCTCATGCTAAACCACTTTG tatTGGTCTCAACTGTGCCTTGGGAGCGACAGAGATGAGACCGTTCATTGAGGCCATTGGAAAAAGCACCACAGCTTTCATTATCTGTTATCCCAACGCAG GTCTTCCCAACACATTCGGAGGGTACGATGAAACTCCAGAAGTAACGGCCTCCAGTCTAAAG GATTTTGCTCAAGATGGACTGGTAAATATTGTGGGAGGCTGCTGTGGGACCACTCCAGGACACATCAG AGCCATATCTGAAGCAGTCAGACACTGCAAGCCAAGAACTCCTGCTGCTGACATTCATCAGGAGAACTTGCTGCTCGCGG GCTTAGAGCCGTTCAGGATCGGCCCCTACACCAACTTTGTAAACATCGGAGAGCGATGTAACGTGGCCGGGTCACGCAAGTTTGCCAAGTTGATCATGGCAGGAAACTATGAG GAGGCGCTAAGCATTGCTAAGACCCAGGTGGAGATGGGAGCCCAGGTCCTGGATATAAACATGGATGAGGGGATGCTGGAGGGCCCAACAGCCATGGCCCGATTTTGTAACTACATCGCCTCTGAGCCAGACATAGCACGG GTTCCTCTGTGCATTGATTCGTCTAACTTCGCCGTGATTGAGGCTGGGTTGAAGTGCTGTCAGGGCAAGTGCATCGTCAACAGTATCAGTctgaaggaaggagaggaggagttcCTCCTCAGAGCAGCCACTGTGCAGCGCTACGGAGCTGCTGTGGTGGTCATGGCCTTCGACGAggagggacag GCCACAGATTCCGACCGCAAAGTGGAGATCTGCAGTCGAGCCTACAAGCTGCTCGTCAGCAAAGTGGGATTTGACCCCAACGACATCATCTTTGACCCCAACATCCTGACCATCGGCACAGGCATGGAGGAGCACAACGAGTACGCTGTCAACTTCATCAAGGCTACCAAGCTGATCAag GAGACCTTACCGAGAGCAAGGGTGAGTGGAGGTCTGTCCAACCTGTCCTTTTCCTTCAGAGGAATGGAGGCCATCAGAGAAGCTATGCACGGAGCGTTCCTCTACCATGCTATCAAG GATGGTATGGATATGGGTATAGTGAATGCTGGAAACCTGCCGGTGTATGATGACATcgataaagagctgctgctaCTTTGTGAAAACCTCATCTGGAACAGAGACCCTGAGGCCACTGAGAAACTCCTGGCctacacacaa ACCTATGTGAAAGGAGGGAAGAAGGTGGTTCAGACGGACGAGTGGAGACTAACAAGTGTGGAGGAGAGGTTGGAGTATGCTCTTATCAAG GGAATAGAGAAGTATGTAgtggaggatgtggaggagtGTCGCTCTCAGGTTAACCGCTACACTCGACCCCTTCACATCATCGAGGGCCCCCTGATGAACGGCATGAAGGTGGTGGGAGATCTCTTTGGAGCTGGGAAGATGTTCCTGCCACAG GTGATCAAGTCGGCTCGTGTTATGAAGAAGGCCGTGGGACATCTGATTCCTTTCATGGAGAAGGAGAGGCAGGAGCTGATGGCGTCATCGGGGTCAACTGAGGAGATC GATCCCTACCAGGGAACCATAGTTCTGGCTACAGTGAAGGGAGACGTCCACGATATTGGCAAGAACATCGTAGGTGTGGTGCTGGGTTGTAACAACTTCAG GGTGATCGACCTGGGTGTGATGGTTCCCTGTGATAAGATCCTCAGAGAGGCCGTCACAAAGAAAGCAG ATATCATTGGTTTGTCCGGTCTCATCACCCCCTCTCTGGATGAGATGATCTATGTGGccaaagagatggagagactgGGGATGACAACACCACTGCTGATTGGTGGAGCCACCACATCAAA gacacacacagctgtgaagATCGCCCCTCGCTACAGTTGTCCTGCTATCCATGTTCTCGACGCCTCCAGGAGTGTGGTGGTG tgttccCAGTTGCTGGATGAGACCATGAAGGAGGAGTACTTTGATGACCTGAAAGAAGAGTATGAGGACGTCAGGCAGGACCACTATGACTCTCTGAAG GAACGCCggtatctgtctctctctcaggccaGAGACAAGGCGTTGCGTATAGACTGGTCCTCTCTGCCCAAACCAG tgtgtcctcagttcCTTGGCACCCGCGTGTTTGAGTGGTACGACCTGAACAGTTTGGTGGACTTTATTGACTGGAAGCCTTTCTTTGACGTGTGGCAACTGAGAGGAAAATACCCCAACAGAGGTTACCCCAAGATCTTCAATGACAAGACTGTTG GTTCGGAGGCTCGTCGAGTCTTTGACGAAGCCCAGCAGCTGCTCAATCAGATGATTGACAGAAGCAGTCTGAAGGGGCGGGCTTTGGTGGGTTTCTGGCGAGCTCAGAGTGACGGAGACGACATCAATGTGTACCAGGATGATGTCACCGTGCACAGAGACACCAAACCCATTGCCAAATTCCATGGCTTACGGCAACAG gTGGAGAAGGACAGCTCCAGCTCCGAGcccttcctgtgtgtgtctgactttgTGGCCCCTGTGGACAGCGGTGTAGCAGACTACATCGGCGTGTttgctgtgagtgtgtttggagCCGAGGAGCTGAGTCAGCAGTTCCAGGCTCAGGGAGACGACTACAACAGCATCATGGTCAAAGCTCTGGCTGACCGCCTGGCTGAG GCGTTTGCTGAGGAGCTCCATGCCCGTGTGCGTAAGGAGCTGTGGGGCTATTGTGCTGACGAAGCTCTGCAGGCCACGGACCTCCACAGAATTCGATACCAGGGCATCAGACCTGCAGCTGGCTACCCCAGCCAGCCGGACCACACCGAGAAGACCACCATGTGGAGCCTGGCAGACATACAGGACAAGATCG gtatcGGTTTGACAGAGTCCCTAGCCATGATGCCTGCTGCCTCAGTGTCGGGACTTTACTTCTCCAACCCTCAGGCCTCGTACTTCGCTGTGGGAAAGATCACCAAGGAGCAG GTGGTGGACTACGCCACGAGGAAAGCGAtgagtgtggaggaggtggagaggtggcTGTCTCCTATCCTGGGATATGACAGTGCAGCGTAG